Proteins encoded within one genomic window of Humulus lupulus chromosome 1, drHumLupu1.1, whole genome shotgun sequence:
- the LOC133777679 gene encoding uncharacterized protein LOC133777679 — translation MLQEVMQKFSDGRPAHATEHMDLVSRTTKRSPFAEWIQNKPKPRDFVIPPLPTFNGKGDPLNHLFQLQQKMALEANNEAIQCKVFSTTFSGPALLWFRQLKPNSVNSFRDLRIVFLQQYNANREAPRTMAHLYQIEQGKNEHPKSYLQRFIDLVHQIHDVEPVTAANLFVKSLQVGSLLHENLTMTPPYDMTEIQIRAEGVFRVLEFQERAQKKSALISTPPANNPPPPPTRDDKRKRQETDHMKGGKRPKSNRDPPRYPSFEYTVPQEVIYEENKDRLIWREPYKITTPPERRDKNKFCLFHKDHGHTISECHNLHNQIQALMRSGRLT, via the coding sequence ATGCTGCAAGAAGTGATGCAGAAATTCTCAGATGGGAGGCCTGCTCACGCTACTGAACATATGGATTTGGTTTCAAGGACCACCAAAAGATCGCCTTTTGCAGAATGGATACAAAACAAGCCCAAACCACGGGACTTCGTAATCCCTCCATTACCCACATTTAATGGAAAAGGAGACCCACTCAATCACCTATTCCAACTCCAGCAGAAGATGGCCTTGGAAGCCAACAACGAAGCCATACAATGCAAAGTTTTCTCCACAACTTTTTCTGGGCCAGCCCTGCTATGGTTCAGACAGTTGAAACCTAATTCTGTCAACAGTTTTCGTGATCTTCGCATAGTCTTTCTCCAACAATATAATGCTAACCGCGAAGCACCAAGAACGATGGCACATCTCTACCAAATCGAGCAAGGAAAAAATGAACACCCAAAGTCATACCTACAACGTTTCATCGACCTCGTACATCAGATCCACGATGTCGAACCAGTCACCGCGGCTAACCTCTTCGTCAAAAGTCTACAGGTGGGATCTCTCTTACATGAAAACCTCACCATGACACCACCGTATGACATGACTGAAATCCAGATCCGCGCTGAGGGCGTCTTTAGGGTCCTGGAATTTCAAGAGCGTGCACAAAAGAAGTCCGCACTTATCTCCACTCCACCAGCAAATAACCCTCCTCCCCCACCTACAAGGGACGACAAGAGGAAGAGACAGGAAACAGATCACATGAAAGGAGGAAAAAGGCCAAAATCAAATCGAGATCCACCACGATACCCCTCTTTCGAATATACCGTCCCTCAGGAGGTCATCTACGAAGAAAACAAAGACAGACTCATCTGGCGTGAACCGTACAAAATCACCACTCCCCCTGAAAGAAGAGATAAAAACAAGTTCTGCCTCTTCCACAAGGATCATGGCCATACAATCTCCGAGTGCCATAACCTCCACAATCAGATACAGGCCCTCATGAGAAGTGGACGATTAACCTAG